In the genome of Fervidobacterium nodosum Rt17-B1, the window TTGAACAGCATTTGCAAATGTTCTGACTATCTTCCTTTTTGTTTCGTGAACAGGCCAAAGCCACGCATAGTCTATATGTGCATGTCCAGCTACATAAGCCTTACCAAACTTTGGAAATAAATTCCTTAGTGATTTCAGTTTTTCTCTGAAAATTTCAAAACCATTTAAAATGTTTTCTTTTACTTTTTTATCATAGACGCTTTCAAAATACGGAAATTCAGCAGGTGACCAAACTGAACTTACCTGCTCAACAATCGCTGGATCACTTTTAACAGTCTTTATATAATTTTCCGTTGCGTGCGGGATATTCAATTTGGAAAGAAATTCATCTGCTAAATTTACAAGAGCATTCGCAAGTGATTCATTATTTGTTTCTTTTATGGTATCAATGACATTTTTTACGAAAAATATAACCTTTCGAATTTCATTGTCGTAAACAACTATCCTTGAATACTTAAAAACACTTTCTTCACGTGTCCCAAAAAGCCCGCGCGCAACTGTTTGAACTTCTATCTTGTGTTCTTCACCATCGCAGAATGGTGTTATATTCAATTCTTTATGGTATGCGTTAATTTCTCCGTAGGGTTCTTCGTCAATTAAAACTAAACTCTCTCCACCAAACCATGCTTGGATATAAACATCTTCGAAATCATTTTTTCTTAAAATACTGAACTTATTTGAGAAAACCACATGATTAATCCCATTGTAATTCCAAGCGAATGGTAAATCAATATTTTTTCCCTCATAGATCCAACCACTAAAATTAAAATTTTCAATCATAGAATATGGTACTAATTCGCCTAATAATCTGTACAATCTTCGAACTTCAAAATCTTTACTTCTTTTCATGGATGCTCTCCCCCTAATTTATTGAAATTGTTGTTTTGATTATAAACTTTAAAATGTTTTAATTCCAATATTGATTATAAGATGTATTCTTTTTTATTTTTTATTTTTTTCTATTTAATGGTAATTTTCAGTCAATATCAAAATCCAATTAGTTATTCTTGGATTTTTTCATTTTGTAGGTTATAATCTATAAGTGAAGAGCTTAAAAATTTGAAAAATTTAAGGGGAGGTATGGTTTATGGTATCTTGTCCAAACGTGCAGAAAAACTTGCAAAATTGTACATGTACATATACTTCGTGCGATAAGAGAGGAAAGTGCTGTGAGTGTGTTGCTTACCATAGAAGTTTAGGTGAGATTCCAGGTTGTTTCTTTTCAAAGGAAGGAGAGCGCACGTGGGATAGGTCAATAGAAAACTTTATAAGGGATAAAACAAAGAACAGATGAAAAAATTATTTGGAGGGATAATTTTGTTGCATGAAAATATTGTAGAAAACGTTAAGAAAGTTATCAAGGGAAAAGACAAAAAAATAAAAATAGTCCTTGCTGCGATGTATGCAGGTGGTCATGTGCTTTTAGAAGATGTGCCAGGAGTTGGGAAAACTATTTTGGCACGCGCGATAGCCATATCATTGGGACTTGATTTTAAAAGAATTCAATTTACACCTGATTTGCTTCCAACTGATTTAACAGGGTTGTCCATTTACGACAGGAAAGAAGATGCATTCAAATTTAGACCTGGACCGATATTTACTGATATTCTATTGGCTGATGAAATCAACCGTGCAACTCCACGAACACA includes:
- a CDS encoding DUF6485 family protein yields the protein MVSCPNVQKNLQNCTCTYTSCDKRGKCCECVAYHRSLGEIPGCFFSKEGERTWDRSIENFIRDKTKNR